The following are from one region of the Patagioenas fasciata isolate bPatFas1 chromosome 14, bPatFas1.hap1, whole genome shotgun sequence genome:
- the LOC136107861 gene encoding alpha-2Db adrenergic receptor-like has protein sequence MEPAGALPNASSNGSGTGSAPHSPAATGLILLAALAVLLATLVGNTLVVAAISTSRALRAPQNLFLVSLALADILVAILVLPFSLANEVMGYWYFGGLWCSLYLALDVLLCTASIGHLCAISLDRYWAVTRAARLNLRRSPGRVKGMIGTVWVAATLVALPPLLRAQPGGQECQLSQETWYVLASCAASFFAPCLVMVAVYCRIYHLTVRRTAALLAARSLHPAGAKGPGVGVPGRRRQSQHQSVLLCRQRLVRARERRFTVVLAVVMGAFVLCWFPFFFTYSLGAVCGEGCHVSKPLFSFFFWIGYCNSSLNPLIYTLFNRDFRAAFRRLLAIPRQHCI, from the coding sequence ATGGAGCCAGCTGGTGCCCTCCCCAATGCTTCCAGTAATGGCAGTGGCACCGGCAGTGCCCCCCACTCACCAGCGGCCACTGGGCTCATCCTGCTGGCCGCCCTGgccgtcctgctggccacactggtgGGCAACACACTGGTGGTGGCAGCCATTTCCACCAGCCGGGCTCTACGGGCTCCACAGAACCTCTTCCTGGTGTCCCTGGCCTTGGCGGACATCCTGGTGGCCATCCTTGTCCTGCCCTTCTCACTAGCCAACGAGGTGATGGGCTACTGGTATTTTGGTGGCCTGTGGTGTAGCCTGTACCTGGCGCTGGACGTGCTGCTCTGCACCGCTTCCATCGGCCACCTCTGCGCCATCAGCCTCGACCGCTACTGGGCCGTCACCCGGGCGGCCCGGCTCAACCTGCGCCGCAGCCCCGGACGGGTGAAAGGGATGATCGGGACGGTCTGGGTGGCAGCGACCCTGGTGGCACTGCCACCGCTGCTGCGGGCACAGCCGGGAGGCCAGGAGTGCCAGCTGAGCCAAGAGACCTGGTACGTGCTGGCCTCCTGCGCCGCCTCCTTCTTCGCCCCCTGCCTCGTCATGGTCGCCGTCTACTGCCGCATCTACCACCTGACGGTTCGGCGGACAGCCGCCCTCCTCGCCGCCCGCTCCCTGCACCCTGCTGGAGCAAAGGGGCCGGGGGTCGGGGTGCCCGGCCGGCGGCGCCAGAGCCAGCACCAGAGCGTGTTGCTGTGCCGACAGCGGCTGGTGCGGGCGCGGGAGCGGCGCTTCACCGTCGTGCTGGCCGTGGTGATGGGGGCCTTCGTGCTGTGCTGGTTCCCCTTCTTCTTCACCTACAGCCTGGGGGCTGTCTGCGGGGAGGGCTGCCATGTCTCCAAGCCCCTCTTCAGCTTCTTCTTCTGGATCGGCTACTGCAACAGCAGCctcaaccccctcatctacacccTCTTCAACCGGGACTTCCGCGCTGCATTCCGCCGGCTCCTCGCCATCCCCCGCCAGCATTGCATctag
- the GRK6 gene encoding G protein-coupled receptor kinase 6 isoform X1: protein MELENIVANTVLLKAREGGGGNRKGKSKKWRQMLQFPHISLCEDLRQTLERDYHSLCEKQPIGHMLFRQFCETRPELSRCIKFLDAVAGYEVAPDEKRKECGQHLIEKYLKPHSEDHVPEVPSQLVDACCERLEQEPSKELFKESTKLIHDYLSVAPFADYLDSLYFNRFLQWKWLERQPVTKNTFRQYRVLGKGGFGEVCACQVRATGKMYACKKLEKKRIKKRKGEAMALNEKQILEKVNSRFVVSLAYAYETKDALCLVLTLMNGGDLKFHIYHMGEAGFEEPRAAFYAAEICCGLEDLHQERIVYRDLKPENILLDDHGHIRISDLGLAVHVPEGQTIKGRVGTVGYMAPEVVKNERYTFSPDWWALGCLVYEMIEGQSPFQQRKKKIKREEVERLVKEVQEEYSEKFSPCARSLCTMLLCKDPLERLGCRGAGAKEVKEHPLFKHLNFRRLEAGMLDPPFKPDPQAIYCKDVLDIEQFSTVKGVELEPTDNDFYQKFATGSVPIPWQNEMIETECFKELNVFSTDGTVPPDLDWKGQPSPQPKKGLLQRLFSRQDCCGNCSDSDEEPTRL from the exons ATGGAGCTGGAGAACATCGTCGCCAACACCGTCCTCCTCAAGGCCCGCGAAG GTGGTGGCGGAAACCGGAAAGGCAAGAGTAAGAAATGGCGCCAGATGCTGCAGTTCCCCCACATCAGTCTCTGCGAGGATCTTCGCCAAACCCTTG AGCGGGACTACCACAGCCTGTGCGAGAAGCAGCCCATCGGGCACATGCTCTTTCGGCAGTTCTGCGAGACACGACCTGAGCTGTCACGCTGCATCAAGTTCCTGGATGCCGTG GCAGGGTACGAAGTGGCTCCAGATGAGAAGCGGAAGGAATGCGGGCAGCACCTGATTGAAAAGTACTTGAAGCCACAT agtgaGGACCATGTGCCTGAAGTCCCCTCGCAGCTGGTAGATGCCTGTTGTGAGAGGCTGGAGCAGGAACCTTCCAAGGAGCTCTTCAAGGAATCCACTAA GCTTATCCATGACTACCTGAGTGTGGCTCCCTTTGCTGACTACCTCGACAGCTTGTACTTCAACCGCTTCCTGCAGTGGAAATGGCTGGAACG GCAGCCAGTGACCAAAAACACTTTCCGCCAGTACCGTGTGCTGGGCAAGGGCGGTTTTGGGGAG GTTTGTGCCTGCCAAGTGCGTGCCACGGGGAAGATGTACGCCTGCAAGAAGCTGGAGAAAAAACGGATCAAAAAGCGGAAGGGAGAGGCTATGGCCCTGAATGAGAAACAGATCCTGGAAAAAGTGAACAGTAGGTTTGTA GTGAGCTTAGCCTATGCATATGAAACTAAAGATGCTCTCTGCCTAGTGCTGACCCTCATGAATGGAGGGGACCTCAAGTTCCATATCTACCACATGGGAGAAGCTGGCTTCGAGGAGCCCCGAGCAGCTTTCTATGCTGCTGAGATCTGCTGTGGCCTGGAGGACTTGCACCAGGAGAGAATAGTGTACAG GGACCTGAAGCCAGAGAACATATTGCTGGATGACCACG GTCACATCCGTATCTCAGACCTGGGGCTGGCTGTACACGTGCCAGAGGGCCAAACCATCAAGGGCCGGGTGGGGACAGTTGGCTACATGG CTCCAGAGGTGGTGAAGAATGAGCGCTACACGTTCAGCCCGGACTGGTGGGCTTTGGGCTGCCTGGTGTACGAGATGATCGAGGGACAGTCCCCCTTCCAGCAGCGCAAGAAGAAGATCAAGCGGGAGGAGGTGGAGCGGCTGGTGAAGGAAGTGCAGGAGGAGTACTCGGAGAAGTTCTCGCCCTGCGCCCGTTCCCTCTGCACCATG CTCCTGTGCAAAGACCCTTTGGAGCGCCTGGGGTGCCGGGGAGCTGGGGCCAAGGAAGTAAAGGAGCACCCTCTCTTCAAGCACCTCAACTTCAGGAGGCTGGAAGCGGGCATGCTGGACCCCCCCTTCAAGCCAGAT CCCCAGGCCATCTACTGCAAGGATGTTCTGGACATTGAGCAGTTCTCCACAGTGAAAGGGGTGGAGCTGGAGCCCACGGACAATGACTTCTACCAGAAGTTTGCTACAGGAAGTGTGCCCATTCCTTGGCAGAACGAG ATGATCGAGACGGAGTGTTTTAAGGAGTTGAATGTCTTTAGCACAGACGGCACAGTGCCCCCAGACCTGGACTGGAAGGGGCAGCCTTCTCCACAGCCCAAAAAAGGGTTACTCCAGCGCTTATTCAGCAGACAG GACTGTTGTGGAAACTGCAGCGACAGTGACGAAGAGCCCACCCGGCTGTAG
- the GRK6 gene encoding G protein-coupled receptor kinase 6 isoform X3 — MELENIVANTVLLKAREGGGGNRKGKSKKWRQMLQFPHISLCEDLRQTLERDYHSLCEKQPIGHMLFRQFCETRPELSRCIKFLDAVAGYEVAPDEKRKECGQHLIEKYLKPHSEDHVPEVPSQLVDACCERLEQEPSKELFKESTKLIHDYLSVAPFADYLDSLYFNRFLQWKWLERQPVTKNTFRQYRVLGKGGFGEVCACQVRATGKMYACKKLEKKRIKKRKGEAMALNEKQILEKVNMLTLMNGGDLKFHIYHMGEAGFEEPRAAFYAAEICCGLEDLHQERIVYRDLKPENILLDDHGHIRISDLGLAVHVPEGQTIKGRVGTVGYMAPEVVKNERYTFSPDWWALGCLVYEMIEGQSPFQQRKKKIKREEVERLVKEVQEEYSEKFSPCARSLCTMLLCKDPLERLGCRGAGAKEVKEHPLFKHLNFRRLEAGMLDPPFKPDPQAIYCKDVLDIEQFSTVKGVELEPTDNDFYQKFATGSVPIPWQNEMIETECFKELNVFSTDGTVPPDLDWKGQPSPQPKKGLLQRLFSRQDCCGNCSDSDEEPTRL; from the exons ATGGAGCTGGAGAACATCGTCGCCAACACCGTCCTCCTCAAGGCCCGCGAAG GTGGTGGCGGAAACCGGAAAGGCAAGAGTAAGAAATGGCGCCAGATGCTGCAGTTCCCCCACATCAGTCTCTGCGAGGATCTTCGCCAAACCCTTG AGCGGGACTACCACAGCCTGTGCGAGAAGCAGCCCATCGGGCACATGCTCTTTCGGCAGTTCTGCGAGACACGACCTGAGCTGTCACGCTGCATCAAGTTCCTGGATGCCGTG GCAGGGTACGAAGTGGCTCCAGATGAGAAGCGGAAGGAATGCGGGCAGCACCTGATTGAAAAGTACTTGAAGCCACAT agtgaGGACCATGTGCCTGAAGTCCCCTCGCAGCTGGTAGATGCCTGTTGTGAGAGGCTGGAGCAGGAACCTTCCAAGGAGCTCTTCAAGGAATCCACTAA GCTTATCCATGACTACCTGAGTGTGGCTCCCTTTGCTGACTACCTCGACAGCTTGTACTTCAACCGCTTCCTGCAGTGGAAATGGCTGGAACG GCAGCCAGTGACCAAAAACACTTTCCGCCAGTACCGTGTGCTGGGCAAGGGCGGTTTTGGGGAG GTTTGTGCCTGCCAAGTGCGTGCCACGGGGAAGATGTACGCCTGCAAGAAGCTGGAGAAAAAACGGATCAAAAAGCGGAAGGGAGAGGCTATGGCCCTGAATGAGAAACAGATCCTGGAAAAAGTGAACA TGCTGACCCTCATGAATGGAGGGGACCTCAAGTTCCATATCTACCACATGGGAGAAGCTGGCTTCGAGGAGCCCCGAGCAGCTTTCTATGCTGCTGAGATCTGCTGTGGCCTGGAGGACTTGCACCAGGAGAGAATAGTGTACAG GGACCTGAAGCCAGAGAACATATTGCTGGATGACCACG GTCACATCCGTATCTCAGACCTGGGGCTGGCTGTACACGTGCCAGAGGGCCAAACCATCAAGGGCCGGGTGGGGACAGTTGGCTACATGG CTCCAGAGGTGGTGAAGAATGAGCGCTACACGTTCAGCCCGGACTGGTGGGCTTTGGGCTGCCTGGTGTACGAGATGATCGAGGGACAGTCCCCCTTCCAGCAGCGCAAGAAGAAGATCAAGCGGGAGGAGGTGGAGCGGCTGGTGAAGGAAGTGCAGGAGGAGTACTCGGAGAAGTTCTCGCCCTGCGCCCGTTCCCTCTGCACCATG CTCCTGTGCAAAGACCCTTTGGAGCGCCTGGGGTGCCGGGGAGCTGGGGCCAAGGAAGTAAAGGAGCACCCTCTCTTCAAGCACCTCAACTTCAGGAGGCTGGAAGCGGGCATGCTGGACCCCCCCTTCAAGCCAGAT CCCCAGGCCATCTACTGCAAGGATGTTCTGGACATTGAGCAGTTCTCCACAGTGAAAGGGGTGGAGCTGGAGCCCACGGACAATGACTTCTACCAGAAGTTTGCTACAGGAAGTGTGCCCATTCCTTGGCAGAACGAG ATGATCGAGACGGAGTGTTTTAAGGAGTTGAATGTCTTTAGCACAGACGGCACAGTGCCCCCAGACCTGGACTGGAAGGGGCAGCCTTCTCCACAGCCCAAAAAAGGGTTACTCCAGCGCTTATTCAGCAGACAG GACTGTTGTGGAAACTGCAGCGACAGTGACGAAGAGCCCACCCGGCTGTAG
- the GRK6 gene encoding G protein-coupled receptor kinase 6 isoform X2, whose product MELENIVANTVLLKAREGGGGNRKGKSKKWRQMLQFPHISLCEDLRQTLERDYHSLCEKQPIGHMLFRQFCETRPELSRCIKFLDAVAGYEVAPDEKRKECGQHLIEKYLKPHSEDHVPEVPSQLVDACCERLEQEPSKELFKESTKLIHDYLSVAPFADYLDSLYFNRFLQWKWLERQPVTKNTFRQYRVLGKGGFGEVCACQVRATGKMYACKKLEKKRIKKRKGEAMALNEKQILEKVNSRFVVSLAYAYETKDALCLVLTLMNGGDLKFHIYHMGEAGFEEPRAAFYAAEICCGLEDLHQERIVYRDLKPENILLDDHGHIRISDLGLAVHVPEGQTIKGRVGTVGYMAPEVVKNERYTFSPDWWALGCLVYEMIEGQSPFQQRKKKIKREEVERLVKEVQEEYSEKFSPCARSLCTMLLCKDPLERLGCRGAGAKEVKEHPLFKHLNFRRLEAGMLDPPFKPDPQAIYCKDVLDIEQFSTVKGVELEPTDNDFYQKFATGSVPIPWQNEMIETECFKELNVFSTDGTVPPDLDWKGQPSPQPKKGLLQRLFSRQR is encoded by the exons ATGGAGCTGGAGAACATCGTCGCCAACACCGTCCTCCTCAAGGCCCGCGAAG GTGGTGGCGGAAACCGGAAAGGCAAGAGTAAGAAATGGCGCCAGATGCTGCAGTTCCCCCACATCAGTCTCTGCGAGGATCTTCGCCAAACCCTTG AGCGGGACTACCACAGCCTGTGCGAGAAGCAGCCCATCGGGCACATGCTCTTTCGGCAGTTCTGCGAGACACGACCTGAGCTGTCACGCTGCATCAAGTTCCTGGATGCCGTG GCAGGGTACGAAGTGGCTCCAGATGAGAAGCGGAAGGAATGCGGGCAGCACCTGATTGAAAAGTACTTGAAGCCACAT agtgaGGACCATGTGCCTGAAGTCCCCTCGCAGCTGGTAGATGCCTGTTGTGAGAGGCTGGAGCAGGAACCTTCCAAGGAGCTCTTCAAGGAATCCACTAA GCTTATCCATGACTACCTGAGTGTGGCTCCCTTTGCTGACTACCTCGACAGCTTGTACTTCAACCGCTTCCTGCAGTGGAAATGGCTGGAACG GCAGCCAGTGACCAAAAACACTTTCCGCCAGTACCGTGTGCTGGGCAAGGGCGGTTTTGGGGAG GTTTGTGCCTGCCAAGTGCGTGCCACGGGGAAGATGTACGCCTGCAAGAAGCTGGAGAAAAAACGGATCAAAAAGCGGAAGGGAGAGGCTATGGCCCTGAATGAGAAACAGATCCTGGAAAAAGTGAACAGTAGGTTTGTA GTGAGCTTAGCCTATGCATATGAAACTAAAGATGCTCTCTGCCTAGTGCTGACCCTCATGAATGGAGGGGACCTCAAGTTCCATATCTACCACATGGGAGAAGCTGGCTTCGAGGAGCCCCGAGCAGCTTTCTATGCTGCTGAGATCTGCTGTGGCCTGGAGGACTTGCACCAGGAGAGAATAGTGTACAG GGACCTGAAGCCAGAGAACATATTGCTGGATGACCACG GTCACATCCGTATCTCAGACCTGGGGCTGGCTGTACACGTGCCAGAGGGCCAAACCATCAAGGGCCGGGTGGGGACAGTTGGCTACATGG CTCCAGAGGTGGTGAAGAATGAGCGCTACACGTTCAGCCCGGACTGGTGGGCTTTGGGCTGCCTGGTGTACGAGATGATCGAGGGACAGTCCCCCTTCCAGCAGCGCAAGAAGAAGATCAAGCGGGAGGAGGTGGAGCGGCTGGTGAAGGAAGTGCAGGAGGAGTACTCGGAGAAGTTCTCGCCCTGCGCCCGTTCCCTCTGCACCATG CTCCTGTGCAAAGACCCTTTGGAGCGCCTGGGGTGCCGGGGAGCTGGGGCCAAGGAAGTAAAGGAGCACCCTCTCTTCAAGCACCTCAACTTCAGGAGGCTGGAAGCGGGCATGCTGGACCCCCCCTTCAAGCCAGAT CCCCAGGCCATCTACTGCAAGGATGTTCTGGACATTGAGCAGTTCTCCACAGTGAAAGGGGTGGAGCTGGAGCCCACGGACAATGACTTCTACCAGAAGTTTGCTACAGGAAGTGTGCCCATTCCTTGGCAGAACGAG ATGATCGAGACGGAGTGTTTTAAGGAGTTGAATGTCTTTAGCACAGACGGCACAGTGCCCCCAGACCTGGACTGGAAGGGGCAGCCTTCTCCACAGCCCAAAAAAGGGTTACTCCAGCGCTTATTCAGCAGACAG AGGTGA
- the PRR7 gene encoding proline-rich protein 7 isoform X2, translated as MVMSQGTYTFLTCFAGFWLIWGLIVLLCCFCSYLRRRVKRQQEERLREQSLRALELEPLHYEGYGGSPPGIAIPHRLRLEPHHHHPHHIPPPRPWSCRHESDLSKPPCYEEALLMAEPPPPYSEVLMDTRGLYRKINAPFLSHERLEKQEQPPSYKPLFLDAGYGSALHLPRSASPSPACPDLYLQAECSPRMFPSWTDSELSSRDTYEPGPWHLPVSMPLFGRTTAV; from the exons ATGGTGATGTCCCAGGGCACCTACACCTTCCTCACCTGCTTCGCGGGCTTCTGGCTCATCTGGGGGCTCAtcgtgctgctgtgctgcttctgcagctACCTGCGGCGGCGGGtgaagcggcagcaggaggagcggctgCGGGAGCAGAGCCTGCgcgcgctggagctggagccgcTGCACTACGAGGGTTACGGGGGCAGCCCCCCCGGCATCGCCATTCCCCACCGCCTGCGCCTCGAGCCCCACCATCACCACCCCCACCATATCCCGCCCCCCCGGCCCTGGAGCTGCCGGCATG AGTCAGACCTGTCAAAGCCGCCATGCTATGAGGAGGCACTGCTGATGGCGGAGCCCCCCCCACCGTACAGTGAGGTGCTGATGGACACACGGGGGCTCTACCGCAAAATCAATGCCCCCTTCCTGAGCCATGAGCGGCTGgagaagcaggagcagccccCCAGCTACAAACCCCTTTTCCTGGACGCCGGCTACGGTTCGGCGTTGCACCTGCCCCGCTcggccagccccagccctgcctgcccggACCTCTACCTGCAGGCAGAGTGCTCCCCCCGCATGTTTCCCAGCTGGACGGACTCAGagctcagcagcagggacacctaCGAGCCAGGACCCTGGCACCTCCCCGTCTCCATGCCCCTCTTCGGCAGGACTACCGCTGTCTAA
- the PRR7 gene encoding proline-rich protein 7 isoform X1, translating into MVMSQGTYTFLTCFAGFWLIWGLIVLLCCFCSYLRRRVKRQQEERLREQSLRALELEPLHYEGYGGSPPGIAIPHRLRLEPHHHHPHHIPPPRPWSCRHGKELGGLLASPERMPPPCYGEGAVRELGHSADGSGVRGGLCLAESDLSKPPCYEEALLMAEPPPPYSEVLMDTRGLYRKINAPFLSHERLEKQEQPPSYKPLFLDAGYGSALHLPRSASPSPACPDLYLQAECSPRMFPSWTDSELSSRDTYEPGPWHLPVSMPLFGRTTAV; encoded by the coding sequence ATGGTGATGTCCCAGGGCACCTACACCTTCCTCACCTGCTTCGCGGGCTTCTGGCTCATCTGGGGGCTCAtcgtgctgctgtgctgcttctgcagctACCTGCGGCGGCGGGtgaagcggcagcaggaggagcggctgCGGGAGCAGAGCCTGCgcgcgctggagctggagccgcTGCACTACGAGGGTTACGGGGGCAGCCCCCCCGGCATCGCCATTCCCCACCGCCTGCGCCTCGAGCCCCACCATCACCACCCCCACCATATCCCGCCCCCCCGGCCCTGGAGCTGCCGGCATGGTAAGGAGCTGGGGGGGCTCTTGGCATCCCCAGAGCGCATGCCTCCCCCTTGTTATGGGGAGGGTGCAGTGCGAGAGCTGGGACACAGTGCTGATGGCAGCGGGGTCCGGGGGGGGCTTTGCCTTGCAGAGTCAGACCTGTCAAAGCCGCCATGCTATGAGGAGGCACTGCTGATGGCGGAGCCCCCCCCACCGTACAGTGAGGTGCTGATGGACACACGGGGGCTCTACCGCAAAATCAATGCCCCCTTCCTGAGCCATGAGCGGCTGgagaagcaggagcagccccCCAGCTACAAACCCCTTTTCCTGGACGCCGGCTACGGTTCGGCGTTGCACCTGCCCCGCTcggccagccccagccctgcctgcccggACCTCTACCTGCAGGCAGAGTGCTCCCCCCGCATGTTTCCCAGCTGGACGGACTCAGagctcagcagcagggacacctaCGAGCCAGGACCCTGGCACCTCCCCGTCTCCATGCCCCTCTTCGGCAGGACTACCGCTGTCTAA